The Macadamia integrifolia cultivar HAES 741 chromosome 4, SCU_Mint_v3, whole genome shotgun sequence genome contains the following window.
CTGAGAACACCACAAAGATTTACAATGCAGAGGGCTACTACTTCACCTACAGATACTACAACTATACTTCAGGCTTCATCCATCACTGCACTCTCCTCAATTTGGAtgtgggttttcttttcttttcctttcttgacatccaaacatagctgaaggaaaaaaattttcctTGACCCAAGTAATTAGCGTAAAAAAGTTGGATAACTTTAGTGGCTAATTCTTCTCTTCATTGTTGCAGTACAACACCAAGTACTATTATGAGGTTGGGATTGGAAACACAACAAGGCAGTTCTGGTTCACAACTCCACCGCCAGTTGGCCCTGATGTTCCTTACACGTTTGGTCTCataggttctctctctctctctctctctctctctctctctctctctaggtgtGGGTGTGACTGATGAATGGTATATATGTTGGTGGGTGTGCAGGGGATCTTGGGCAAACCTATGACTCAAACACAACACTGAATCATTATATAAATGATCCACTAAAAGGAGAGACAGTGTTGTATCTTGGTGATCTTTCTTATGCAGATGACTGGCCATATCATGACAATGTTAAGTGGGACACTTATGGTAGAATGATTGAAAAAAGTGCTGCTTATCAACCATGGATTTGGACTGCTGGCAATCACGAGATTGATTTTGCCCCTCAACTTGTAAGCTGCTACCTCTAATTAATATTCATTAAACCATCATGAACTACATTACTTTTaagagatatattttttttttaggtgaaatttttttgagagaTTATATAGTTCAAGTATTTTGATTGAAGCCTTGATCAACATATAAAATCCACTAGACTCTCAATCCTAAATGCAACAATGGATTTAGGTTTTCTTCACCTTTGGTGAAGGGAGAATCTCTTCACtgatgatgatttgatgttataAGAACTAATTTGAATGAGAAAGAAACAATTATGCTTGGGTCTATGAATTGAGTTAATAATGGTGGTTCCTCCGTCTTctttgcttgtttctttctcccCTCTTGGTTTCCTAGCATGTTCCTTTCCTAAGGCTGGTTTGTTTTGTCCCATGCCTATTGGACTGTTTTCTGATGAATAGAGCCTTTGGTCTTGTTTTATTCGGTTAGGCTTTGTCTGTTGTGTCtggtttttatttgtttttaatatatttttcattcaccaaaagaaaaaaagagctaAGAATGGTGACTTTGTTGTAGGGTGAACCAATACCTTTTAAACCTTTTTCAAGCCGTTATCACACACCATATAATGCATCCGGGAGTACTGAACCATTTTTTTACGCAATTAAGCGAGCTTCAGCACACATTATCGTCCTAGCGTCATATTCAGCTTATGGTAAAGCTACTAAATTACAAAGTGTCATTAAAATGGATACTATGCTTTGCATTTATTTGAAATGTGAACAGCAAGAAATTTCTCCCTTGAGTCCAATCTAAACTCATTAAAGTAGTAACTTACTTGTGTTAGATATCTCATATTAAtaccattttcaatttttttcttagggAGATCTACCCCTCAATTCGTTTGGCTTACAACAGAATTGGCCAAGGTTAACAGGACTGAGACACCTTGGTTAATTATTATTGTGCATGCACCTTGGTATAACAGTGATGTTACTCATTACATGGAGGGGGAAACTATGCGAGTGCAGTTTGAGGCACTGGCTGTACAATACAAAGTTGATGCTATATTTGCCGGTCATGTTCACGCGTATGAAAGATCTGTAAGTGCCAATCCTCTCCCTTTGTTGGGTGATCCTTAATTTTTCAATTAGCCCTTCTTTGaatattttgattcagaatACACTCTTGGCTTGTTAATTTTATTACCTTTTATTTGTACTCATTATTGATCAAAACTGATGGATGTGCCCTAATTACAGTATCGCATATCAAACATTGCGTACAACATAACAAATGCGTTGTGCACCCCAGTACCTAACCAATTTGCACCTGTATACGTAACCGTTGGCGATGGAGGAAATATAGAAGGATTGGCAAGCGTGTAAGATTAATATAACAACTTGTTTctgttagaattttttttctatttttcattaaattttaaGTATTCTTATgattaatattatatttttccttttctattctttATAAATTATACAGGTTCACACAGCCACAACCAAGTTATTCTGCATATCGAGAAGCTAGCTTTGGTCATGCCATATTTTCTATTAAGAATCATACTCATGCGTACTTCAGTTGGAACCGTAATCAAGATGGATATGCTGTCGAAGCTGATTCATTATGGTTCTACAACAGATATTGGTATCCCAAGAATGAAACCATCACAAAGTTTTGATCATACTATTGCTTGTGTCTGTTTCTATCTCTTGAATAAATATGGACCCCAATCTTGTTTATTATTGATCCTAAatgttcctcctcccccatctatttatctttcttgttcttctattattatttttgtataatTGAGGGTTCACTCCTAGGAGACATATGTATCATTTCTAtcataatttgaaaataaatgaaacttaAATACTAGGTTTCAAGGAAGTGTATCTCCAACCCTGTTGTCTTCTCTAGAAAGCATTCAAAAGGGTCTATTAATTGGTTAAGTGATTCATTAGTATCTATTGAAGTGAATGCCAAAAGAAGACATTTTTTGTCCACCTGATTCCATCTCAAATGTTGTTTTCCATGTTCTATGATTTAAGTCCAGATGGTCTTCGATGTTTTGGGAGCAAAAAACCTGATAGCATTGCTTCAAACTTTAGTTGTGGAGCTAATATAGTCTTGGGAACTTAAAAGGGTATATATGCTTAGACGAGGTAACCAAGCAGGTCACTGCCCTATTTTGTAACCAGACTTTTCTATCCTCTACATGATAAAGTGGCAGCATAATAGAAGGGTTA
Protein-coding sequences here:
- the LOC122077437 gene encoding purple acid phosphatase-like, which produces MEKMGKWEFSSFTATFVVVGLILNSALLCNGGATSSYVRAVAPSIDMPYNSTAFYIPPGYNAPEQVHITQGDYVGQGVIVSWITPVEPGTSTVLYWAENTTKIYNAEGYYFTYRYYNYTSGFIHHCTLLNLDYNTKYYYEVGIGNTTRQFWFTTPPPVGPDVPYTFGLIGDLGQTYDSNTTLNHYINDPLKGETVLYLGDLSYADDWPYHDNVKWDTYGRMIEKSAAYQPWIWTAGNHEIDFAPQLGEPIPFKPFSSRYHTPYNASGSTEPFFYAIKRASAHIIVLASYSAYGRSTPQFVWLTTELAKVNRTETPWLIIIVHAPWYNSDVTHYMEGETMRVQFEALAVQYKVDAIFAGHVHAYERSYRISNIAYNITNALCTPVPNQFAPVYVTVGDGGNIEGLASVFTQPQPSYSAYREASFGHAIFSIKNHTHAYFSWNRNQDGYAVEADSLWFYNRYWYPKNETITKF